TAACAAACGGAAATTGCAGCATGACCTGCTCAGAAACCTCAAGCGCTATCAATCTGTAGTAGACGAGTTTCGTAAACTGTTACGTTGGGTCAAGCAAGATAGAATTCTAGACTGTATGCAGCGCATTGATTACAGCCATCTATCAACGGTTTTCCCCCTGTGGACGGGTGAGATTAGAGATTTGGGACGATTTCTACCCTTTCAACCTGAAGTCTTCGATCTGGTGATTGTTGACGAGGCATCCCAGGTTAACATTGCCGAAATTATCCCAGCATTTTATCGCGGCAAGAGCTTTTGTGTGGTCGGAGATGATAAGCAGCTTAGCTTAAATGCAGCGGGTTTGTTTGCGCTCAATCGTAGGTTTGAACGGCTTGTCTGGAATCGCTGCTTTGCGGGCTTAAGTCGGGTGATTGACTACGATCGGGCTAAGGACAAGGCATTAATCGTCAGCAATTCATCTATACTCGACTTTATCATCAATGAAGACAATCATTTCAGTATCCCCAAGGTGACGCTGAATGAACATTTCCGCTCCATGCCCCAGTTAGCCGAGTTCACCAGCAAGACCTTCTATGATGGCAGCTTGCTGATCATGACCGCTGTGGGCAAAAACATCAACAAACCCTGTTTTGAGGCGGTGCGAGTAGGGGGACAACGGGAAGCTAGCAAGAAACTCGTTCCTGAAGAAATTGAAGCGTTAGTTTGCCAATTGAAGGGGTTGATACGGAATGATAGCTATTTAAAGGAGCCATTGAGCCAGCATGGCTTTACAGAAAAGAATAAGCCGTCGATCGGGGTCTTGTCCTTCCTGACTCAACAGAGAGATGCCATTCGAGAGCGGCTTCAGGAAGAATTCTCAGAGGATGAATGGCAAACCTATCAACTGTTGGTGGGTACTCCCGAAGAATTTCAAGGGAATGAACGGAATATTATCTTGATTACCC
Above is a window of Cyanobacteriota bacterium DNA encoding:
- a CDS encoding AAA domain-containing protein; this translates as NKRKLQHDLLRNLKRYQSVVDEFRKLLRWVKQDRILDCMQRIDYSHLSTVFPLWTGEIRDLGRFLPFQPEVFDLVIVDEASQVNIAEIIPAFYRGKSFCVVGDDKQLSLNAAGLFALNRRFERLVWNRCFAGLSRVIDYDRAKDKALIVSNSSILDFIINEDNHFSIPKVTLNEHFRSMPQLAEFTSKTFYDGSLLIMTAVGKNINKPCFEAVRVGGQREASKKLVPEEIEALVCQLKGLIRNDSYLKEPLSQHGFTEKNKPSIGVLSFLTQQRDAIRERLQEEFSEDEWQTYQLLVGTPEEFQGNERNIILITLGLEGLGSRWAKGHYENPNRFNVATSRAINYTYFIYGGIPKTASLLKQYLRHFGYQIHDEDLRDSSGYVNPQETPLKGKHKWGFDETKVESEFEFKVLEYLREFIRVYGANHLELYNQVESCNKRLDFVIFNTRNQDCCAVEVDGVHHFTPDGRTYSEEHFSRVEVLRRAGWKLVHVPYHQWYRNGWLCDRDDREFSSIIRVLFDQIRQALELTAPEVNQP